In Methanobacterium sp., the following are encoded in one genomic region:
- a CDS encoding HEAT repeat domain-containing protein → MFSKICYYSLGEIKDERAVEPLICALSEDGYIRDEAAKALGKIKDPHAVEPLQRAVKDSHIEVQMNARRALMQIMPKIDLYFIFFIY, encoded by the coding sequence ATATTCAGCAAGATATGTTACTATAGCTTAGGGGAAATCAAAGATGAAAGAGCTGTTGAACCCCTGATATGTGCTTTAAGCGAAGATGGATATATACGTGACGAAGCTGCGAAAGCCCTAGGGAAAATAAAAGATCCACATGCGGTTGAACCGCTGCAAAGAGCTGTAAAAGACAGCCATATAGAGGTTCAAATGAACGCCAGAAGAGCTTTAATGCAGATAATGCCAAAAATTGATTTATATTTTATTTTTTTTATTTACTAA
- a CDS encoding GNAT family N-acetyltransferase translates to MVDISIKELDYESIPYNLLLLADDSKDAIEDYISRGRCYGAYINQNIVGIYVLLKTRSFTIEIVNIAVKKEYQNQGIGKKMVLDAINRAKLENFKVLEVGTGNCGICQLALYQKCGFRITHVDRDFFNKHYEEKIIENGIECVDMIRLSIDL, encoded by the coding sequence TTGGTTGATATATCTATTAAAGAACTAGATTATGAAAGTATTCCTTATAATTTGTTACTTTTAGCTGATGATTCTAAAGACGCTATTGAAGATTATATTAGTAGAGGGAGATGTTATGGAGCATATATTAATCAAAATATTGTTGGAATTTATGTTCTTTTAAAAACAAGATCTTTTACAATAGAAATTGTAAATATTGCTGTTAAAAAAGAGTACCAGAATCAAGGAATTGGAAAGAAAATGGTTTTAGATGCCATAAATAGGGCTAAATTAGAAAATTTTAAGGTATTAGAGGTTGGAACAGGTAACTGTGGCATATGTCAACTAGCTTTATACCAAAAATGTGGTTTTAGAATTACACATGTTGATCGCGATTTTTTTAACAAGCATTATGAAGAAAAAATAATCGAAAATGGAATTGAATGTGTAGATATGATAAGATTAAGCATTGATTTATAA
- a CDS encoding aldo/keto reductase, which yields MQKRIIKKTGDEISALGFGAMRLPTKNGRADEKRATEQIRYAIDHGVNYIDTAIAYMNEPLVGRALGEGYREKVKIATKLPPWNVNKAEDMENIFKVQLENFNTHYFDYYMLHGLNHPSWEKMLKLEALEFLDKLKTSGKIINAGFSFHGDKELFKEIVDAYDWDFCMIQYNYLDEENQAGTEGLEYAAEKGLGIIIMEPFRGGNLTKNIPSEVEDIWNQAEIKRTPAEWALRWILNHPEVTCVLSGMNEEEHIEENLRIAEESLPNSLKSEELELVEKVRDKYRDLMKIGCTGCQYCMPCPAGVDIARCFEFYDSTHIFGNKRQNQLQYALGLGVFHEGAYASKCIKCGKCEKHCPQDLPIMDLLEDVSGDMEGILTKVVPPLFKFYLAINGMIMGRKANKINKGDK from the coding sequence TTGCAAAAAAGAATCATAAAAAAAACAGGGGATGAAATATCAGCACTTGGGTTTGGTGCAATGAGATTACCAACAAAGAATGGTAGAGCAGATGAAAAGCGGGCTACAGAACAGATTAGATATGCTATAGATCATGGTGTTAACTACATCGATACTGCCATAGCTTACATGAATGAACCATTGGTGGGTAGGGCTCTTGGCGAGGGATACCGAGAAAAGGTTAAAATTGCAACGAAACTTCCACCGTGGAATGTAAATAAGGCAGAAGACATGGAAAATATTTTTAAAGTCCAGCTGGAAAATTTTAATACTCACTATTTTGATTACTACATGTTACATGGCCTTAATCATCCCAGCTGGGAAAAAATGCTGAAGTTGGAGGCACTGGAATTTCTGGATAAATTAAAAACATCGGGGAAAATAATTAATGCAGGATTTTCATTTCATGGCGATAAAGAACTTTTTAAGGAAATTGTGGATGCTTACGATTGGGATTTTTGCATGATTCAGTATAATTATCTGGATGAAGAGAATCAAGCAGGGACTGAAGGTTTAGAATATGCAGCAGAGAAAGGATTGGGAATAATAATTATGGAACCATTTAGAGGGGGCAATTTGACAAAAAATATACCCTCTGAAGTGGAAGATATATGGAATCAGGCGGAAATTAAAAGAACACCTGCAGAATGGGCCTTAAGATGGATATTAAATCATCCAGAAGTTACATGTGTACTTTCAGGGATGAATGAAGAAGAACATATAGAAGAGAATCTTCGAATTGCAGAGGAATCATTACCTAATTCCTTAAAATCAGAAGAATTGGAGTTAGTAGAAAAAGTTAGAGATAAATACAGGGATTTGATGAAAATAGGATGTACTGGATGTCAGTATTGTATGCCCTGCCCTGCAGGAGTAGATATAGCCAGATGTTTTGAATTCTATGATAGCACACACATTTTTGGAAATAAAAGACAGAACCAATTGCAATATGCACTGGGTCTTGGAGTTTTCCATGAAGGTGCTTACGCATCCAAATGCATAAAATGCGGAAAATGTGAAAAGCACTGTCCTCAGGATTTACCTATCATGGATCTTTTAGAAGATGTATCAGGAGATATGGAAGGCATTTTAACAAAAGTCGTGCCTCCATTATTCAAATTTTACTTGGCAATTAATGGAATGATAATGGGAAGAAAAGCAAATAAAATAAATAAAGGAGATAAATAG
- a CDS encoding GyrI-like domain-containing protein, whose protein sequence is MEVDEKRMDDTQVAFIRYRGPYDKIPELIEEVVGWVMNKGLNMTGMIYGAYFNRPDDVPPEELFYEIGASFEGTATDEGNVQVKIIPEHTVVATMHKGPYDQVGPVIDGLAKYSIENGYDIIGPMTEVYLNNPNEVSPEELLTEVEFPVIKINR, encoded by the coding sequence ATGGAAGTAGATGAAAAAAGGATGGACGACACACAGGTAGCATTCATAAGATATAGAGGCCCTTATGATAAAATTCCGGAGCTTATAGAAGAAGTAGTTGGATGGGTAATGAACAAAGGGCTTAATATGACTGGAATGATTTATGGGGCTTATTTCAACCGTCCAGATGATGTACCCCCTGAAGAGCTGTTCTATGAAATAGGTGCTTCATTTGAAGGCACTGCCACAGACGAGGGAAATGTGCAGGTTAAAATAATTCCAGAGCATACAGTAGTTGCAACAATGCATAAAGGTCCATATGACCAGGTAGGCCCTGTAATTGACGGTTTAGCCAAATACTCTATTGAAAATGGTTATGATATAATAGGACCTATGACAGAAGTTTACTTAAACAATCCAAACGAAGTAAGTCCTGAAGAGTTACTCACCGAAGTAGAATTCCCCGTAATTAAAATCAATAGATAA
- a CDS encoding SDR family oxidoreductase: protein MIVVTGATGHVGNVLVRKLVENEEEIRAFILQSEDLKPIEGLDIEIVEGDVRDIDSLVNAFQGAEIVYHLAGIISIMPDKDGFLYQVNVEGTRNVVNACLKTGVKRLIYISSVHALKEPPKGIIIDENCGFDPQYSRGGYDETKATASLEVLKGIDRGLEAVIICPSGIIGPYDYNISQMGTLFINYINGDIKAYLDGAYDFVDVRDVAEGIILASKHGKSGETYILSGEKIEVPELMNYLEKITGVKAPSFKAPLWLLKIFSKFTPIYYKFIKDKPLFTGYSIEVLNSNCDISSKKAQNELGFSSRPITESIKDSIEWFKENKYV from the coding sequence ATGATTGTAGTTACTGGAGCAACTGGACACGTTGGAAATGTACTTGTGCGCAAATTAGTGGAAAATGAAGAGGAAATAAGAGCTTTCATACTTCAATCCGAGGATTTAAAGCCCATAGAAGGATTAGATATTGAAATAGTGGAGGGAGATGTTAGGGATATTGATTCTCTGGTCAATGCTTTTCAGGGAGCTGAAATTGTATACCATCTTGCAGGAATTATTTCCATTATGCCTGATAAGGATGGATTTTTGTACCAAGTTAACGTTGAAGGGACTCGCAATGTGGTGAACGCCTGCCTTAAAACTGGTGTTAAACGTCTAATTTATATCAGTTCTGTTCATGCTTTAAAGGAACCTCCTAAAGGAATAATTATCGATGAAAATTGTGGATTTGATCCACAATATTCAAGGGGAGGTTATGACGAAACAAAAGCTACAGCCTCTTTAGAAGTGCTTAAAGGCATAGATCGAGGTCTTGAAGCCGTGATAATATGTCCCAGCGGAATAATAGGCCCATATGACTACAATATTTCACAGATGGGTACTTTATTCATTAACTATATAAATGGAGACATAAAAGCGTATTTAGATGGAGCATATGATTTTGTAGACGTTAGAGATGTTGCTGAAGGCATAATCCTCGCCTCTAAACATGGGAAAAGTGGTGAAACTTATATTTTGTCGGGAGAAAAGATAGAAGTTCCTGAATTAATGAATTATCTTGAAAAAATAACTGGAGTTAAAGCCCCATCATTTAAAGCGCCACTTTGGTTATTAAAAATATTTTCTAAGTTTACTCCTATTTACTATAAATTTATAAAAGATAAACCTCTTTTTACAGGTTATTCAATTGAAGTATTAAATAGTAATTGTGATATAAGCTCAAAAAAAGCCCAAAATGAACTTGGATTCTCATCTCGCCCTATAACAGAATCAATCAAGGACTCTATTGAATGGTTTAAAGAAAATAAGTATGTTTAA
- a CDS encoding HEAT repeat domain-containing protein: protein MGFLDKIFGPNVDELKINRDINGLLKTLKNGNKFVGAQAANALGVIGDPNTVGPLIKALENENSEIRKCAAKSLGKIGDSKSVGPLIIALKDKKYYVRENAAEALGLIGDPEAVEPLITALKDKKYPVRENATDALGLIGDSRAIGPLQEALDDKHWDVRKKADDAIIRMNRDVDEWIKLLNDMSAHTKEEAAKSLGRSGDPKAVEPLIKALKENKYDVIAYDFRVKAAEALGWMGDPRAIEPLINVLKKGTPALRENAAEALGRIGDPRAIGPLQEALDDISWDVRMKAENALIKIEYKLTNENSF, encoded by the coding sequence ATGGGATTTCTAGATAAAATCTTTGGACCAAATGTAGATGAACTAAAGATAAATAGGGACATTAACGGATTATTAAAAACACTCAAAAATGGAAATAAATTTGTGGGTGCGCAAGCAGCTAATGCTTTAGGAGTAATAGGAGATCCCAACACAGTTGGACCTCTAATAAAAGCATTAGAAAATGAAAACTCAGAGATCCGCAAATGTGCTGCTAAATCTCTAGGGAAAATTGGCGACTCTAAATCTGTTGGACCTCTAATAATTGCCTTAAAAGATAAAAAATATTATGTTCGCGAAAATGCAGCAGAAGCACTCGGATTAATAGGCGATCCTGAAGCTGTTGAGCCCCTAATAACTGCTTTAAAAGATAAAAAATATCCAGTTCGCGAAAATGCAACAGATGCTCTTGGCTTAATAGGCGATTCTCGCGCTATCGGGCCGCTGCAAGAAGCATTAGATGATAAACATTGGGATGTCAGAAAAAAAGCTGATGATGCCATAATACGGATGAATAGAGATGTTGATGAGTGGATAAAATTATTAAATGACATGAGTGCACATACAAAAGAAGAAGCAGCTAAGTCCTTGGGAAGAAGTGGAGATCCAAAAGCAGTTGAACCCTTAATAAAAGCTTTAAAAGAAAATAAATATGACGTAATAGCTTATGATTTCCGTGTGAAAGCTGCAGAAGCCCTAGGATGGATGGGGGATCCTCGTGCCATTGAACCTTTAATTAACGTACTAAAAAAAGGAACCCCCGCTCTTCGAGAAAATGCCGCAGAAGCTTTAGGTCGAATTGGTGATCCTCGCGCTATCGGGCCGCTGCAAGAAGCATTAGATGATATAAGTTGGGATGTTCGAATGAAAGCTGAAAATGCACTTATAAAAATTGAATATAAACTTACTAATGAAAATAGCTTTTAA
- a CDS encoding TetR/AcrR family transcriptional regulator: MKEKEKKILGAALKLFVENGFHGTSTAEIAKTAGVATGTLFHYFKSKEELINRLYLYSKKSMLNEIDDHYNIEKSFKENIKSLWTAMVDFGFNNSEMFQFILSFHCSPYITSLTKKEIETRYERLIEAYIVGLEKQKIKDVPYELIMDYLWGNVVTSVSYFEKYPDKRNSEIKDMAFDLFWDGISR, from the coding sequence TTGAAGGAAAAAGAAAAAAAGATACTTGGTGCAGCATTGAAACTTTTTGTTGAAAATGGATTTCATGGAACTTCCACTGCAGAAATTGCAAAAACTGCAGGAGTAGCCACAGGAACATTATTCCATTATTTTAAAAGCAAAGAAGAATTAATCAATCGTTTGTATTTATATTCCAAAAAATCCATGCTCAATGAAATCGATGACCATTACAACATTGAAAAATCATTTAAGGAAAATATAAAATCTCTGTGGACGGCAATGGTTGATTTTGGATTTAATAATTCTGAAATGTTTCAGTTTATACTTAGCTTCCATTGTTCCCCTTATATCACTTCTTTAACTAAAAAAGAGATTGAAACCCGATATGAAAGGTTAATAGAGGCTTATATTGTGGGTTTAGAAAAACAAAAAATCAAAGATGTGCCATATGAATTGATTATGGATTACTTATGGGGTAATGTGGTGACTTCAGTTAGTTATTTTGAAAAGTATCCTGATAAAAGGAACTCTGAGATTAAAGATATGGCATTTGATCTGTTTTGGGATGGAATCTCCCGATAA
- a CDS encoding MarR family transcriptional regulator → MDEEDIRVIMGLFDGIGDKLIKQSKITLKIYQKLTIAEANAIYAIGIEEPKTMKQLAETLDVAVSTPTRTVDRLVEKGYANRTVGTKDRRQVLIELTPKGKKLFVEMDEEGLEIIKKMLINLQDEEIEAFKNILLKVRDSME, encoded by the coding sequence ATGGATGAAGAAGATATACGGGTAATTATGGGCCTTTTCGATGGAATAGGAGATAAACTTATAAAACAGAGCAAAATAACCCTGAAAATCTATCAAAAATTAACCATAGCCGAAGCTAATGCAATTTATGCAATAGGTATTGAAGAACCCAAAACAATGAAACAACTCGCAGAAACATTGGATGTTGCAGTAAGTACACCCACAAGAACTGTAGATAGATTGGTAGAAAAAGGATATGCAAATCGGACAGTTGGAACAAAAGACCGAAGACAGGTTTTAATTGAATTAACTCCCAAAGGAAAAAAATTATTCGTAGAAATGGATGAAGAAGGGCTGGAAATAATCAAGAAAATGTTAATAAACCTTCAAGATGAGGAAATAGAAGCTTTTAAAAACATATTGCTTAAAGTACGTGATAGTATGGAGTGA
- a CDS encoding MFS transporter codes for MESEKTIKPANKKERKDSLPEKKGFLSLSLFLLLQGQFVSVMGDMIYEIALGFWVLALTGSPALMGTLMATSLLPAVLLSPFAGVVVDRYNRKKLMIVMDAIRGITIILVAAVAFMGLLEIWMVFLAGIILGICGAFFSPAATSVIPQMVPKDKLTNANSLFGMAYTGADILGNSIGGILFALIGAPLMFLVNGISFIVSGASISFAQIPKSRESKITLDDFKSDIRESFSFIYNLKGLFYILLIFSISSFLAHIAIVLLIPLFQFTPGLGAAKYGVTIASFTVGIFLGMIFLSIINVPSPKKAVVMFVSVTISNLCLVAFALITEFYLMVIMLFIAGISGSVVNVFVISSIQSIVPDNMMGKVMALVNTLIIALIPLAMIIGGVLAQFFPIRAIFMVCFLLGVLVFISLFFMPSVRKFINFDPENQSIEDMM; via the coding sequence ATGGAAAGTGAAAAAACAATAAAACCAGCTAATAAAAAAGAACGAAAAGATTCATTGCCTGAGAAGAAAGGTTTTTTATCATTAAGCTTATTTTTACTTCTACAAGGACAGTTCGTCTCTGTAATGGGAGATATGATTTATGAAATAGCGCTTGGATTCTGGGTTTTGGCTTTAACAGGTTCTCCGGCTCTTATGGGAACCTTAATGGCAACATCTCTTCTTCCTGCAGTTTTATTATCGCCATTTGCAGGGGTGGTGGTAGATCGATACAACAGGAAAAAATTAATGATAGTAATGGACGCGATCAGAGGAATTACCATTATTTTAGTGGCTGCAGTTGCATTTATGGGCTTATTAGAGATATGGATGGTTTTTCTAGCAGGGATCATTCTAGGAATTTGCGGTGCCTTTTTCAGCCCTGCTGCAACTTCAGTGATACCTCAAATGGTTCCTAAAGATAAATTAACTAATGCAAATTCACTTTTTGGCATGGCATACACTGGAGCCGATATTCTAGGAAATTCCATTGGAGGGATCCTTTTTGCGCTTATTGGTGCTCCATTGATGTTTTTAGTTAATGGAATATCTTTTATTGTATCTGGAGCTTCCATAAGCTTTGCTCAAATCCCTAAAAGTAGAGAATCTAAAATTACATTGGATGATTTTAAAAGTGATATCAGGGAGTCATTTTCATTTATCTACAATTTGAAGGGGCTTTTCTATATTTTGCTCATCTTCTCAATTTCCAGTTTCCTTGCTCACATTGCAATAGTGCTGCTTATTCCTCTCTTCCAGTTCACTCCAGGACTTGGAGCGGCTAAATATGGTGTTACAATTGCTAGTTTTACTGTAGGAATATTTCTGGGTATGATTTTCCTATCAATTATAAATGTGCCCTCTCCTAAAAAAGCAGTGGTGATGTTTGTATCGGTCACAATATCTAACTTATGTCTTGTAGCATTTGCATTAATCACAGAATTTTATTTAATGGTAATTATGTTGTTTATTGCAGGTATTTCAGGATCTGTAGTCAATGTTTTTGTTATATCATCAATCCAGTCTATAGTACCGGACAATATGATGGGTAAAGTGATGGCACTGGTGAATACGTTAATAATTGCACTTATACCTCTTGCAATGATAATTGGAGGGGTTTTAGCCCAATTTTTCCCTATACGGGCAATCTTTATGGTATGTTTCCTATTGGGGGTGCTGGTTTTTATCAGCCTGTTTTTCATGCCTTCAGTGCGTAAATTCATTAATTTTGACCCTGAAAACCAAAGTATTGAAGATATGATGTAA
- a CDS encoding TIGR00288 family NYN domain-containing protein, whose protein sequence is MHNLEKLSSFKEYIPLTRKSNDRNIGLLVDGPNMLRAEFNLDLEMIKEIITESGDIKVAKVLLNQYASDKLIEAVVNQGFTPIIVAGDVDVQLAVEAFELIHNPNIDVIALMTRNADFLPLINIAKEKGKETIVIGAEPGFSIALKNSADSAIVLNTDASPGTA, encoded by the coding sequence GTGCATAATCTAGAAAAATTAAGTTCATTTAAGGAGTACATTCCTTTAACAAGGAAATCTAATGATCGTAACATTGGACTCTTAGTAGATGGACCTAATATGCTTCGGGCAGAGTTCAATCTTGATCTGGAGATGATAAAAGAAATAATAACAGAAAGTGGAGATATAAAGGTTGCAAAAGTCCTTTTAAACCAGTACGCCTCAGATAAACTTATAGAGGCTGTTGTAAATCAGGGTTTTACCCCAATAATAGTTGCTGGAGATGTTGATGTCCAGCTGGCTGTAGAAGCATTTGAACTTATTCATAATCCTAATATTGATGTTATTGCACTTATGACACGTAATGCTGATTTTTTACCTTTAATAAATATTGCTAAAGAAAAAGGAAAAGAAACAATTGTAATTGGGGCCGAACCCGGGTTCAGTATAGCATTAAAGAACTCTGCAGACAGCGCTATTGTCTTAAATACTGATGCATCCCCTGGAACAGCTTAA
- a CDS encoding aldo/keto reductase, translated as MQIRRIKKNNDEISALGFGAMRMPTKNGRIDKESAKEQIYYAIDNGVNFIDTAFPYHGGSSESFLGEILKDGYREKVKLCTKMPSWSVKKYEDMEKYLNTQLEKLQTDCIEYYLIHALGKGSFERLKKLGVLEFLEDARSKGKIKNIGFSFHDNGDAFKGIVDAYDWDMCLIQYNYLDEKNQAGTEGVKYAASKGVAVFIMEPLKGGLLAGEVPEATIQIWDKSDIKRSPADWALRWVLNHPEVTCVVSGMGELDQIKENIKVAEEALQGSLTEGELKLYEEVKDVYRSSMKIDCTTCGYCMPCPFGVDIPSCFELYNHKYLFDEGQSFTYLTRLGGIMSGAESHAGLCNGCGKCVKACPQKLDIPELLGDVSKELGGRGFKYKVKIAGTVIMPIFDLFLSLSSKLSKKSSNK; from the coding sequence ATGCAAATAAGGAGAATTAAAAAAAATAACGATGAAATATCTGCACTTGGATTCGGCGCAATGAGAATGCCGACAAAAAACGGCAGAATTGACAAAGAAAGTGCCAAGGAACAGATTTATTACGCAATAGATAATGGAGTGAACTTTATTGACACGGCGTTTCCTTATCATGGCGGATCAAGCGAATCATTTTTAGGAGAAATACTAAAAGATGGATACAGAGAGAAAGTAAAGCTCTGCACTAAAATGCCATCATGGTCAGTTAAAAAATACGAAGATATGGAAAAATATCTAAATACTCAGCTTGAAAAGCTTCAGACAGATTGCATTGAATATTATCTCATTCATGCTCTGGGTAAAGGAAGTTTTGAAAGGCTTAAAAAACTAGGAGTTTTGGAATTTTTAGAAGATGCTAGATCAAAAGGCAAAATAAAAAATATAGGTTTCTCCTTCCATGACAATGGAGATGCTTTTAAAGGAATTGTAGATGCATATGATTGGGATATGTGTTTAATCCAGTACAATTATTTAGATGAAAAAAATCAGGCAGGTACAGAGGGAGTTAAATATGCAGCATCTAAAGGAGTCGCTGTTTTCATTATGGAACCTTTAAAAGGAGGGCTTCTTGCTGGGGAAGTACCGGAAGCAACAATTCAAATATGGGATAAATCTGATATTAAAAGAAGCCCTGCTGACTGGGCTTTAAGATGGGTTTTAAACCACCCTGAAGTTACATGTGTTGTTTCTGGAATGGGTGAATTGGATCAAATTAAGGAAAATATTAAGGTTGCAGAAGAAGCTCTGCAGGGTTCTCTAACTGAAGGCGAGCTAAAACTTTACGAAGAGGTTAAAGATGTTTATAGAAGCAGTATGAAAATAGATTGCACTACCTGTGGTTATTGTATGCCCTGTCCTTTTGGGGTGGACATTCCTTCTTGTTTTGAACTTTATAACCACAAATACTTGTTTGATGAAGGACAGTCCTTCACTTACCTGACGCGCCTTGGAGGAATTATGAGTGGAGCTGAATCTCATGCAGGGCTTTGTAATGGCTGCGGAAAATGTGTAAAGGCATGCCCTCAAAAATTGGATATTCCTGAATTGTTAGGTGATGTTTCAAAAGAACTGGGAGGAAGAGGCTTTAAATATAAGGTAAAGATCGCAGGAACAGTAATAATGCCTATTTTTGACTTATTCCTATCTTTAAGCTCCAAATTATCAAAAAAATCAAGTAATAAGTAA
- the pscS gene encoding O-phospho-L-seryl-tRNA:Cys-tRNA synthase, which yields MECQDYGLTRNTERDNLNLNPLQRGGMLPQEAKKALLEYADGYSVCDYCAGRLDQIPTPSITGFLEDLAQFINVDEVRTTHGARESKFAVMHALCEPGDTIIVDGNAHYTTHLAAERNGIKMIEVPNNEHPEYAITPESYKETLENAIDNKIDLKLALLTHVDGNYGNLTDAKKIGEIAHKAGIPIILNCAYSMGRLPIDAKELNMDFVVGSGHKSLAASGPIGVLGMKEEYVDTILRHSKRHGVKEVEMLGCTSRGAPIATLMASLPHVKDRVKHWDEEVRKTINFVRQMEEIEGVKQVGKRPKEHDLTRFETPIFDKIAENHTRRGFFLYEELKKRNIVGIKRGQTKWFKCSVYGFSEEQVNYIANSFKEIVDKYME from the coding sequence ATGGAATGCCAGGATTATGGACTTACAAGAAACACAGAAAGAGATAATTTGAATCTGAATCCGCTTCAACGCGGTGGAATGTTGCCACAAGAAGCAAAGAAGGCTTTATTAGAGTATGCAGATGGTTACAGTGTATGTGATTACTGTGCAGGAAGACTTGACCAAATACCTACTCCTTCAATTACAGGGTTTTTAGAGGATTTGGCACAATTTATCAATGTTGATGAAGTAAGAACCACGCATGGGGCAAGAGAAAGTAAATTCGCTGTAATGCATGCTTTATGTGAACCAGGAGATACAATAATTGTGGATGGAAATGCTCATTACACCACCCACCTCGCAGCAGAACGAAATGGGATTAAAATGATTGAAGTTCCAAATAATGAGCATCCGGAATATGCAATAACTCCTGAAAGTTATAAAGAAACTTTAGAAAATGCTATTGACAATAAAATAGATTTGAAATTGGCTTTACTTACTCATGTTGATGGTAATTATGGTAATCTTACAGATGCAAAGAAAATCGGAGAAATAGCACATAAAGCAGGAATACCAATAATTTTAAATTGCGCATACTCTATGGGAAGGCTTCCAATTGATGCAAAAGAATTAAATATGGATTTTGTAGTTGGAAGTGGTCATAAAAGTTTGGCAGCTTCAGGACCAATCGGAGTTCTGGGAATGAAGGAAGAATATGTTGATACGATTCTGAGACATTCTAAAAGGCATGGAGTTAAAGAAGTTGAAATGCTTGGATGTACAAGTAGAGGCGCACCAATAGCAACTTTAATGGCATCACTTCCTCATGTTAAAGATAGGGTCAAGCATTGGGACGAAGAAGTCCGAAAAACAATAAATTTTGTAAGGCAAATGGAAGAAATTGAAGGAGTAAAACAAGTGGGAAAAAGACCAAAAGAACATGATCTCACCCGATTTGAAACTCCAATATTTGACAAAATCGCTGAAAACCATACAAGAAGAGGATTTTTCCTATACGAAGAACTAAAAAAGAGAAATATAGTAGGAATCAAACGTGGGCAAACCAAATGGTTTAAATGCAGCGTCTATGGCTTCAGTGAAGAACAAGTAAATTATATTGCAAATTCATTTAAAGAAATTGTGGATAAGTACATGGAATAA
- a CDS encoding GyrI-like domain-containing protein, which translates to MEITIKNIKKTQVAYVSVKGPYDKIPEVLGEVVSYVMEENLQIIEPPYGIYFNSPMEVSPENLKYEMGIAFIGEAPGNGRVNIKNIPDHQAVSTVYKGPYGEAAQIYQTIIEYAMENNYQIAGPVKEIYLNDPMEVTENELLTEVQFPVVKKS; encoded by the coding sequence ATGGAAATAACAATTAAAAATATAAAAAAAACCCAAGTAGCCTATGTTTCAGTAAAAGGCCCTTATGATAAAATTCCCGAAGTTTTAGGAGAAGTTGTAAGCTACGTGATGGAAGAAAACCTTCAGATTATTGAACCTCCATATGGAATATATTTCAACAGCCCCATGGAAGTATCACCAGAAAATCTGAAATACGAAATGGGAATAGCATTCATTGGTGAAGCGCCGGGAAATGGCAGAGTAAATATTAAAAATATCCCTGACCATCAAGCAGTTTCTACTGTTTATAAAGGACCCTACGGCGAAGCAGCACAAATTTATCAGACCATAATAGAATACGCCATGGAAAATAATTACCAAATAGCAGGTCCAGTTAAAGAAATCTATTTGAATGATCCAATGGAAGTAACTGAAAATGAATTATTAACTGAAGTACAGTTTCCAGTTGTTAAAAAGAGTTAA